In a genomic window of Aeromonas veronii:
- a CDS encoding DUF4194 domain-containing protein: MSLVNQPSSPEGNNQRDRSAVLIRLLKGPLYLHRQRDLWQVLLREQHTIREYFQQLGLSLLIDEAEGYAFLKQQEHDGDDPSQEWPRLISRRSLSFSQTLLVVSLRKRLAEHDSEESAPRLIVTRQEIHQWLLPYFREVGNEVKQRRDMDALIKKIDEMGFLSALPNHPDDFEVPRILKAFVTAEQIVEFNELLTQKLAVDMNNQEAE; this comes from the coding sequence ATGTCGCTTGTTAATCAACCCAGCTCGCCGGAAGGGAATAACCAGCGCGATCGCTCTGCCGTGCTCATTCGCCTGCTCAAGGGGCCACTTTACCTGCATCGGCAACGGGATCTCTGGCAAGTGTTGTTACGCGAGCAGCATACAATCCGTGAGTATTTCCAACAGTTGGGGCTCTCATTGCTGATTGATGAGGCAGAGGGTTACGCCTTTTTAAAACAACAGGAACATGACGGGGATGATCCTAGTCAGGAGTGGCCCCGGCTTATCAGCCGCCGCAGCTTGAGTTTCTCGCAGACACTGTTGGTTGTCAGTTTGCGCAAGCGTCTGGCAGAACATGACAGTGAGGAGAGTGCTCCCCGCCTCATCGTCACCCGCCAGGAAATCCACCAATGGCTGTTGCCTTATTTTCGTGAGGTTGGTAACGAGGTCAAACAGCGCCGTGACATGGATGCGCTCATCAAAAAAATCGATGAAATGGGCTTTCTATCTGCACTCCCCAACCACCCGGATGACTTTGAGGTACCACGCATTCTCAAGGCTTTCGTGACCGCAGAGCAGATCGTTGAGTTCAATGAGCTGCTAACACAGAAACTGGCTGTGGACATGAACAATCAGGAGGCAGAATGA
- a CDS encoding DUF3375 domain-containing protein, whose protein sequence is MNHDLSFDFLEHFKEQSVALRLLRSPHFALLGSFLFRAFLATNRRAIPYQELVTLLEYHLQDIADNHGPDLFVKSARAYIDDWINSRCGYLRKYLPQHSDEPECDLLPDIEKALRWIEEMQGRRFVGTESRLKLLLELIGDLVHGTTEDAATKLMTLRARKTEIEQAINAVEQGQDSGMSATQIRERLFLLGDLSRQLLGDFRQVEANFRSLDKETRKTITQSALHKGMVLDQVFGDQDVIDSSDEGQSFSAFFELLMTPQMRSAMRQDLQSLLAHDEARALIQQDTLLSHLYSYLLDAGTKVNTTRQQITDQLRRYIQEQSQDNRRILELIRDFEAKAHQLEELDSRSYPDFAALPEQQATLSLLLSRNLYQLPQSEQLNSTAVDVAADVDVDLRTLFEMSHIDEQQLQRQIHVCLNEYQGQTTLAQVIERYPIQYGLDEVLTYIKLACEQTVPAHVDTTREQRIHWQAEPELQRVLRIPAITFVRKL, encoded by the coding sequence TTGAACCATGATCTCAGCTTTGACTTTCTGGAGCATTTCAAAGAGCAAAGCGTCGCTCTGCGTCTATTGCGCTCCCCACACTTTGCGCTGCTTGGCAGTTTTTTGTTCCGGGCCTTTTTGGCCACCAACCGCCGGGCGATCCCTTACCAAGAGCTGGTTACGCTGCTGGAATACCATCTGCAAGATATTGCAGACAACCATGGTCCGGATCTCTTTGTAAAAAGTGCTCGCGCCTATATAGATGACTGGATAAACAGCCGGTGTGGTTACCTGCGCAAATACTTACCCCAGCACAGCGATGAGCCCGAATGTGACCTGCTGCCAGACATTGAGAAAGCGTTACGCTGGATCGAGGAGATGCAGGGGCGCCGCTTTGTCGGCACCGAGTCACGTTTGAAGCTTCTGTTAGAGCTTATCGGTGATCTGGTGCATGGCACAACCGAGGACGCAGCCACCAAGTTAATGACACTGCGCGCCCGTAAAACCGAGATCGAGCAAGCCATCAATGCGGTAGAGCAGGGGCAAGATAGCGGAATGTCCGCGACACAGATCCGGGAACGTTTATTTCTGCTTGGCGACTTGTCACGCCAACTACTTGGCGACTTTCGCCAGGTAGAGGCCAATTTCCGTTCGCTGGACAAAGAGACACGTAAAACCATCACCCAAAGTGCGCTTCATAAGGGCATGGTATTGGATCAGGTATTTGGCGATCAGGATGTCATCGACAGCTCAGATGAAGGGCAGTCATTTAGCGCATTTTTTGAGCTGCTGATGACGCCACAAATGCGCAGTGCTATGCGCCAGGATTTACAGTCCTTGTTGGCACACGATGAGGCCAGAGCGTTAATACAGCAAGATACGCTGCTCAGCCACCTTTACAGCTATTTGCTGGATGCGGGGACCAAGGTCAACACCACCCGCCAACAGATTACGGATCAGCTTCGCCGCTATATACAGGAACAGTCGCAAGACAACAGACGCATTCTGGAGCTTATCCGCGACTTTGAGGCCAAGGCTCATCAATTGGAGGAGCTCGATAGTCGCAGTTACCCTGATTTTGCTGCGTTGCCAGAGCAGCAGGCAACCCTGTCACTGCTTCTGAGCCGAAACCTTTACCAACTCCCGCAAAGTGAACAGTTAAACAGTACTGCCGTTGACGTCGCCGCAGATGTGGACGTCGATCTGCGTACCCTGTTTGAAATGAGTCACATCGATGAACAGCAGTTACAACGCCAGATCCACGTGTGCCTCAACGAATACCAGGGTCAGACAACGCTTGCTCAAGTCATCGAACGTTATCCTATTCAGTACGGACTCGATGAGGTGCTCACCTATATCAAGTTAGCCTGCGAACAGACCGTCCCAGCTCATGTTGATACCACTCGTGAACAACGGATCCACTGGCAGGCAGAGCCCGAATTGCAGCGGGTATTGCGCATTCCAGCTATCACCTTTGTCAGGAAATTATGA
- a CDS encoding DUF2220 family protein, producing MLDPKTLRQKLLKKWQSHALHRAWLKGDAVFPLAVTLPRPTDKELLHNFADLHQQITQLQALLSDQPGITLQQQEIHFATMGRQRLPCAIEFIDMTALARFVGQAQAWRHFCHESERLLGAFPQLIDWLLDNTGQLEKQNGYWPSLIAVCRYLCAHPHSNCYLRQLDIPGIDTKFIEQHRAILKSLLDELLPQEAIDKRVTGLNEHGFERRFGFRYEEPQIRFRLLDVQLAAEFCGASDITLTLSDFIKLDLLVDRVFITENKLNGLTFPPVRNGLVIFGLGYGVQLLKEATWLSACSIHYWGDIDSHGFAMLSQLRSYFPHARSLLMDEETLLACRTLWGTEPAATVHAADQLPHLTEAEQQVFQRLKDYWQPRVRLEQERIPFSLLKESLR from the coding sequence ATGCTCGACCCCAAGACGCTAAGACAAAAGCTGCTGAAAAAGTGGCAAAGCCATGCTCTGCACCGAGCGTGGCTGAAAGGAGATGCCGTCTTCCCCTTGGCGGTGACACTACCTCGCCCTACGGATAAGGAGCTGCTGCACAACTTTGCCGATCTACACCAGCAGATCACTCAGTTGCAGGCGCTTCTGTCCGATCAGCCCGGCATCACGTTGCAGCAGCAGGAGATCCACTTTGCGACCATGGGGCGCCAGCGGCTCCCTTGCGCCATTGAGTTCATCGATATGACGGCGCTGGCACGCTTTGTTGGGCAAGCACAGGCATGGCGTCATTTTTGTCATGAGAGTGAGCGACTACTCGGCGCATTCCCTCAGCTGATAGATTGGCTACTCGACAATACCGGGCAGCTTGAAAAGCAGAATGGGTATTGGCCTTCGCTGATCGCTGTATGTCGCTACTTGTGTGCCCATCCACACTCGAACTGCTACCTACGCCAGTTGGATATACCTGGCATTGACACCAAGTTCATCGAACAACACCGGGCCATTTTAAAAAGTTTGCTCGATGAGCTGCTGCCGCAAGAGGCCATTGATAAGAGGGTAACCGGTCTGAATGAGCACGGCTTCGAGCGACGCTTTGGGTTTCGGTACGAAGAGCCGCAGATCCGTTTTCGCTTACTGGACGTGCAACTGGCCGCAGAGTTTTGCGGGGCCAGCGATATCACTCTCACGCTCAGTGACTTTATTAAACTCGATCTGCTGGTTGATCGGGTGTTCATCACCGAAAACAAGCTAAACGGCCTGACGTTCCCTCCCGTGCGCAATGGGTTGGTCATCTTCGGCTTGGGGTATGGCGTGCAACTGCTCAAAGAGGCCACCTGGCTCAGCGCATGTTCTATTCATTACTGGGGGGATATCGACAGCCACGGCTTTGCCATGCTGTCGCAACTGCGCAGCTATTTCCCACATGCTCGCTCGCTACTGATGGACGAAGAAACCTTGCTTGCCTGCCGAACGTTATGGGGCACTGAGCCGGCTGCCACCGTTCACGCGGCAGATCAACTCCCCCATCTGACCGAGGCAGAACAACAGGTATTTCAAAGACTCAAGGACTACTGGCAGCCCAGAGTACGACTCGAGCAGGAACGCATTCCTTTCTCTTTACTCAAAGAGTCCCTGCGATAA
- a CDS encoding efflux transporter outer membrane subunit — protein MHKLSWLALCIALSGCSQHSTYQRPELAIAPAWQQADGAQLAAQAGPWWRQFHDPRLDKLVDAVLAANPDMRVAALKLKNAQLGAEQADTNLTPSITGTIGASGNKDLKSGTSTHSMGPSLGLSYEVDLWGKLASVRDQASWEAAASEQDLASTRLLLIGNTLEQYWQLGYLGSAITLGEQQLANLARTEQLTRTKYQAGAITRLDLAQARQQLAGKQAELASLKAQQEQARNALRLLLGRSSGPLEYAPATLANQTIPELAVGIPADLLARRPDVKAAELRLRKTLAKGDEIRASFYPSLTLTGSASTASDRLAQVLQNPVGTLGASLALPFLEYHSTQLAIESSALDYQIAETEFRKQLYTALVEVEDNLAARHYGQQRLDYLQEQLSYAQEAERLAKVRFQAGATGVQAWLDEQNRLWDAQQSLLAQQKEQLTTTAKIYRALGGSDNVPPR, from the coding sequence ATGCACAAACTCTCCTGGCTGGCTCTCTGTATCGCCCTCAGCGGCTGCAGTCAGCACAGCACCTATCAAAGACCCGAGCTGGCGATCGCCCCCGCATGGCAACAGGCAGACGGCGCCCAACTGGCAGCGCAGGCTGGCCCCTGGTGGCGGCAATTTCATGATCCCCGGCTCGACAAACTGGTCGACGCGGTACTGGCCGCCAATCCGGACATGCGTGTGGCGGCCCTCAAGCTCAAAAACGCCCAGTTAGGCGCCGAGCAAGCCGATACCAACCTCACCCCTTCGATCACTGGTACTATCGGCGCCAGTGGCAACAAGGATCTGAAGAGTGGTACATCGACCCACAGCATGGGCCCCTCGCTCGGGCTCAGTTACGAAGTGGATTTGTGGGGCAAGCTGGCGTCGGTGCGGGATCAGGCGAGCTGGGAGGCAGCAGCGAGCGAGCAGGATCTCGCCAGCACCCGGCTGCTGCTGATCGGCAATACCCTGGAGCAATATTGGCAGCTCGGCTATCTCGGCTCTGCCATCACCCTTGGGGAACAGCAGCTGGCCAACCTGGCGCGCACCGAACAACTGACCCGGACCAAATACCAGGCCGGCGCCATCACCCGGCTCGATCTGGCGCAGGCCCGCCAGCAACTGGCAGGCAAACAGGCCGAGCTGGCCTCCCTCAAGGCGCAGCAGGAGCAGGCTCGCAATGCCCTGCGCCTGCTGCTCGGCCGCAGCAGCGGGCCGCTGGAGTATGCACCCGCAACCCTTGCAAACCAGACCATTCCTGAACTGGCAGTGGGTATCCCGGCCGATCTGCTGGCCCGCCGCCCCGACGTCAAAGCGGCCGAATTGCGGCTGCGCAAGACGCTGGCAAAAGGGGACGAGATCCGCGCCAGCTTCTACCCCAGCCTGACCCTGACCGGCAGTGCCAGCACCGCATCCGATAGACTGGCACAGGTGCTGCAAAATCCGGTCGGTACGCTGGGAGCCAGCCTTGCCCTCCCCTTCCTCGAATACCACAGCACCCAACTCGCCATCGAAAGCTCAGCGCTGGATTACCAGATTGCCGAAACCGAGTTTCGCAAACAGCTCTACACCGCGCTGGTGGAAGTGGAAGACAATCTGGCCGCCCGCCACTATGGTCAGCAGCGACTCGATTATCTGCAGGAGCAGCTAAGTTATGCCCAGGAGGCCGAACGGCTGGCCAAGGTTCGCTTCCAGGCGGGTGCGACCGGTGTGCAGGCCTGGCTTGATGAGCAAAACCGGCTGTGGGATGCCCAGCAAAGCCTGCTGGCCCAGCAAAAAGAGCAGCTCACCACCACCGCCAAAATCTATCGCGCCCTGGGTGGCAGCGATAACGTGCCCCCCCGATAA